GCCGCCCGACGCCCCGTTTATCAGCACCGATTGTCCCGCTTGCAACTTGGCCTTGTCTCTCAGGCCCTGCAGCGCCGTCACCCCGGCGACGCCAACGGAGGCGGCTTGGTGCCAGTCGACATCGGCTGGCTTGGGTGTGATGCGGCCGACGTCTGCTATTGCGTATTGAGCGCAGGTTCCTTGCGCTACCCCCATCACCTCGTCGCCGGGTCGCAGCTTGCCGTCGGTGTCGCCGGTGGCCAAGACTTCGCCAGCGAAGTCCACACCGATTCGGCCGTCCTTCGGAGCTCTCAACCCGGCCTGGGGACGTACCAGCCAGGGAGTTCCGGTCATGAGGTGAACGTCGAGGGGGTTCAAGGCAGCTGCCGCCACGCGGACCAACACGTCGCCGGGCCCGAGGTCAGGAAGGTCTCGGTCCACAACCTCCACGACGTGGGGCAGGCCGTATCGCCTGAACGTCGCAGCCTTCGTCGTCTCGGGGATCTGGTTGGGGGTGCGGTTCTCGGGGATCATCGTCGCTTCGTCTGTCGCTTGTGCCCTAGGCATCGTAGGCCGGTACGTACGCTTCGACGGATCCTGACCCTGCCGGCCAGGGCGCCGCCCTCGTGCGCAGTTGGTTGCTCGACGGGCCCGATCGTGAGAACCTGCGTGCGGTCGGCGCCGACGGTGCCCAACAGGGGAGACAAATGAACGACTGGAACCGCCAGGTCATTGACGAGTTTCGAGCGAATCAGGGCAAGGTCGCTCAGTTCGGCGACGCTCCCTTGGTGATACTTCACACCATCGGAGCCAAGAGCGGCCAGCTGCGCGAGATCCCGCTGGTGGCGCTGGATGAGGACGGTGTGCTCACCGTGTTCGCGTCCAAGGCCGGAGCGCCCGATAATCCCGACTGGTACTACAACCTCAAGTCCACTCCAGAGATCACCGTCGAGTACGGAACCGATCGGTTCTCGGCTCGGCTCGACGAACTGGACCCCGCCGAGGCATCAGCGCGGATCGGCCGTCAGGCGCAGATCATGCCCCAGTTCGGCGAGTACGTGACCAAGGCTGCACCCAGGATCATCCCAGCGTTTGAGATAGTGCGTCTCGGCTAGAGCGCACCAGAGGGCATAGTGCGTCTCAGGCTTCGGCTATGACGACTGGGATGTCGCGGTCGGTCTTGGTCTGGTAGCCCGCATAACCCTTGTAGGCCGCGACGATCTGGGGCCATAGGTCGGCCTTCTCGTCGGGCGTTGCGGTGCGTGCCACCATCGCCAATGGTGCGCCTCCGTTTGCGGGCTCGATGGTGATTTCGGGGTTGGCCACCATGTTGCGATACCAGTCGGGGTCGCGGTCGTCGCCGCCCTTGGAGGCGACGAACACATAGCCGTCGCCGACCTGTAGCGGGCTGGTGAGCATCACCGAGCGAGGCTTACCGCTGGTGCGGCCGGTGGTGGTGACCTTGAACACCTGCATGTCGCCCAGTCGTGCACCGATGCGACCACCAGAGACACACAGCAGTGTGCGGTGAACCATGTTCATGGTCTTCAGCTGGGTGTCCTTGACGACGTCGGTGATGGTCATGCAGTCACCAACCTCAGCGGCAGCCGCTTTATGCCGTTGATGAAGCTCGACCACACGTGTTCGGGCTCGCCGGTGAGTTCGATCCGTTGCACTCGTGGCGCCAGGGCCAGCAACAGGGATCGCACCTGAAGGCGGGCCAGGTGGGCGCCCAGGCAGAAGTGGGCGCCGTGTCCGAAGGCCAGGTGGGGGTTGGGCGAGCGGGTGATGTCGAAGTTGAACGGATCGTCGAACACCGTTTCGTCACGGTTGGCCGAGAGGTACATCAGCGACACCTTCTTGCCGGGCTGAAGGGTGGTGCCATGCAACTCGACGGGGTTCTTGACCGTCCGCGACATGTAGTTGACGGGCGAAGCCCAACGGATGACCTCCTCGACCGTGGTGTCGATGAGGCCCGCTGGGTCGGAGCGGAACCTGGTCCACTGGTCTGGGTGTTCGGCGAACGCCTTCATTCCCCACGACATCGCGTTGCGAGTGGTTTCGTTGCCGGCCACGAACAGCAGAACCACATAGGTGACGTATTCGTCGGGTGTCAGCTCTCCGCGGGCTAGCGCCTGCACCAGCAGGCCCGATACGTCGTCTGAGGCGGAGGCGTCGCGTGCGGCCTTGAGCATCATTGCGTATTCGGTCATCTCGCCGAAGGCTTCCATTCGGGCTTCGGGGGTCGGCGAATAGTCGGGGTCGATGTTGGAGATGGTGGCGTTGCTCCAACGCAGGATGCGGTCCTGGTCTTCCACCGGTGCACCCATCAAGGCGACGATGGCCTTCATCGGAACCTCGACGGCGACTCGTTCTACGAAATCGAACGACTGCTCGTCGGCAACGGCCTGCACCGCATCGGAGGCGAGGTTCGCATAGGTGTCGCCCAGTTGGCGGACCACCCTGGGTGTGAACTCGCGGCTCATCACCGACCTCAGGTCGGTGTGTTTGGGTCGGTCGCTGTTCAGCAGGTGCCTGGTGTCGTCGTCGGAGTGGTCGTTTCGCAGGTTGTGGCCTTCGCCATTGCCGAAGTTCTCGAGGTCGACGCTGACCGCCTTGACGTCGGTATGGCGGGTCAGGACATACGACTCGCCGATCCAGATCGGGTCGTCGATCGTCTGGTGGTGCAGCGGTCGGTTGGCGCGCAGCCACGCCAACGCGTCGTGCGGTGGCCCATCGATGTAGGCGATGTTGGACAACACATCGATCTGCCCAGTGGTGGTGTCGAAGTTGGTTGTTGCCATCGGACTAGAGCTCGCTGTCTTCGTAGGCGCCCTCTTGCCACGCTGTGCGCAGGGCGAACTTCTGGATCTTGCCCGAGCCGGTCAGCGGGAACTGAGACATCGAGTACCAGCGGCTGGGTGTCTTCTGGGGTGACAGGCTGGCGCGCATGTGGTCGCGCAGTTCGGCCACCGACGGCGGGGTTGCGGCGTCGGCGGGTCGAATGAACGCCGCGACGATCTCGCCCCACTTGTCGTCTGGCAGGCCCACCACCGCGGCCTCTGCGACGCCGGGATGCTTGACCAAGACCTCCTCGATCTCGGCGGGGAACAGGTTCTCGCCGCCGCGGATGATCATGTCCTTCAGGCGTCCGACTATGCGGCAATAGCCGCGTTCGTCCATGGTGGCCAGGTCGCCGGTGCGCACCCAGCCGTCGGCCAGCAGTGTCTCGGCGGTCTCGGCCGGCTTGTCGAAGTACTCGAGCATCGTGAAATAGCCGCGTGCCCACAGCTCGCCCTGTTGCCCCAGGGGCACGGTTTCGAGCGTGTCGGGGTCGACGATCTTCAGCTCGGTGTGGGGTATCGGCGGGCCCACCGTGAGGCCCTTGTCCTCGGGTGTGTCCGACGGTTTGGTGTTGGTGAGCACCGGCGAGCATTCGGTCTGGCCATAGACGATGGTGAAATCGACCCCCAAGGTCGACTCGATCTTGCGAACCAACGCCTCGGGCACCTGTGCGCCTCCCGACACCACCGCCTTCCACGACGAAAGGTCACGGGTAGCAAACTGGGGGTGTTCCATGGCGGCGATGAGCATGGTGGGCACTGCCCCGGCCATCTCGATCTGCTCGGTCTCGATCAGCTCGAGGAACAGCCCCGGCTCGAACATGGGCATCAGCACCAACTTGGCGCGGCGATCGAGCGCTCCCAGCACCCCCATCACGCAGCCGCCGGTGTGGAACAGCGGCATCGGTGACAGCCACGACGCCCCGTCGGGCACCTCGACCCGATCGGCCCACAGCATGGCGTTGTCGACCACGTTGCGGTGGCGCAGCACCACGCCCTTGGGGAAGCCGGTGGTGCCGCTGGTGTATTGCACCTGCACCGGCTGTTCGCTGGACACCTCGGGCAGTTCGTCGCGAATGGTGACCGCGTCCATCATCTCGGCCAGCTGGTCGAGGCGCAGGATGGTTCTCAACTCGGGCAGGTCAGGCTGCAGCGCCTGGGCGTGGGCGGCTACCGGGTTGCCTCTGACGTCGGGAACCACCAGAACACCAGACGAGCGTGACTGACCGAGTACATAGGCGGCCTCGGACGGTTGCAGGCTGGGATTCAGAGTCACCAGTGTCAGCCCGGCCAGGGCGGCGCCGTATTCGACGATTACCCACTCGGGCAGGTTGTGGGCCCATATCCCGACGCGTTCGCCCGGTTGGAAGTGGTCGAGCAGCACGTTGGCGCAGCGCTCGGCGTCGGCCAGCAGTTGGGCGTAGGTCCACCGGCGCCCCCCGCCCGAAATGCCTTCGACGAGTGCCTCCCTGTCGGGAACCTCGGCTGCCACGTCTCGAAGGCGCTGGCCGATGGTCATGTCGGGCCGTAGCGCCGGGCCAGAGCCGTCGGGCACGAAATGTGATGTCTGTAGCGGTGTCCCCATGGCGCCCAGTCTTGCACCAGCTACGGTTGCCGTCGTGATCTTCCAGTCATCGACCGTCGACCAGGCCGAGTTCGCTGCTGTTACCGGATGGGTGCCCAAGCCCGAGGGTCTGTGCAAGGACGTGCGCTGTGTGCCCGCTGCCGATGCCGTTGGCGCCGACGGGCGCATCGACGTGCGAGTGGCCGCCCAGCGGCTGGCCATGGCGGTGGTAGAGGACGAACAGCACGGCCTCGTTGCCCTGGGCCCAGAAAGCGGCAGCGCCCTGGCCTCGGCCGTGGCCCCAGAGCTGACGCTGCCAGACGCACACGGCAACCCGTTCTCGTTGTCGGCCCTGCACGGGCGCAAGGTGCTGCTGGTGGCGTGGGCCAGTTGGTGAGGCTGCAGAACCAGCCTGCCCGGGTGGCAGGCATTGCACAGCCAGTTCGAGGCCGACGGGCTCACCGTGGTGACCGTGGCCCTCGACCTCGACCCGGCCCAGGCGCGCCCTTGGATCGAGGCCGCAACGCCGACGCATCCTTCGCTGATCGACAGCCAGCACCGGATCGACGAGTTGTTCGGCATCGTCAATGTGCCGATGGCGGTGTGGATCGACGAGTCGGGAACCATCGTGCGGCCCGCCGAGGTCGCCTCCATCGAGCCCTCGCCGCTGCGAGGCATGGAGGTGTCAGACGAGCTGCCCGAGCGTATGCGGGTGGCTTTGACCGAGATCAAGAAGTTCCCGGACGAGGCCGTGGCCTACCGCGCCGCTATCGGCGACTGGGTTGTCAACGGTGACGAAAGCCGCTTTGTGATGGCCCCCCACGAGGTGGTCGAAGCATCGGGTGCACGGCCGGTCGAGCACAGTGCGGCCGCGGCTCACTTCGCTCTGGGGTGCCACCTCGAAGAAACGGTCGGGCACGACGCAGCCGTCGAACATTGGAAGGCCGCTCATCGTCTGCATCCACAGAACTGGACCTACAAGCGGCAGGCCTGGACCCTCGAAACCACGGCCGCGGGCGAGCCCTCAGATCTCAGCCAAGAAGCCTTCGACACCTACGGCACGAGTTGGCTCGACGATGTGTTGGCGCTGGGAGGCGGCGACAGCTATTACCGTCCGCCATCCCTCTGACCGGAGCCGATCGAGGTGACCGCTGAGCCGGTGCCCCAGCACATAGTCGACGAGTATCGAGTTGCGCTCGAGGCCGACCTGAAGGGTCGACGCCGCCGCGTGTTGGCGTTCAACGCTGCGTTGGTGGTTGTTGCCGTGGTCTTGGGTGCGCTGCGCGGCCAGGCCGACTGGATCAGCCCGGTGTTCTTCCTGACCGTGGTGGCGGCGGTGTTGTCGGCCATCATCAGCGCGTTCGTCGTGGGGCTCGACCGGTCGAGCAACCGTGCGTTCTACGGCACCTTGTTGCCCTCGCTGTTCGCCAGGTCGGTGCCCGACGCCCGCTACGACCCGAAGCCGTCGGTGGCCCCGGTGATCGAGGCCGGGCTGTATCCGCGGTTGGCCACCACCCTGGTGCCTTGGCGGTTGTCGTTGGACATCGAGGGTTGCTCGGTCGACATGTACGGCGTCTACGTGTTCGACAACAAGCGTCGCAACGGCGGGGGATCGAACCTGTTCGACGGGGTGCACCTGATCGTGCACCGCGAAACCACCGAAGGTGCGGCGGTGCAGCAACTGCGCACATGGGGCAAACCCAGCCTGCGCGGGGTGTCGATGCGAGAACTCGGCGGCGACTCCGAGGTCAAGGCGTTCGTGTCAAAGGCTGGCCCCGACCGCGTCGATGCGGCATTGCTGGACATTTTCAACGCGGTGCGTGCCGAGCGGCCCGGGCAGTCTGTGTTGCTGTGTGCAGCGCACGACACGCTGCATCTTGCCGTCGGACAGGGCGCCAACGTGCGGTCGCTGCCCCAAGGTGACGTCTCGGCAGAGTCTGTCGGCCGGGTAGCCCGGCAACTGGCCGATCACGTCGAACTGGCGACCGCCCTGTGTAGGCGGCTCTAGAACATCAGCCAGCGAAACAGCAAGGCGATGGCCAGGAAGAAGACGAACACCGCCACCCCGGCCGCGCGGCCGTAGTTGCGGTAGAGCCACACGGTGAACGACCAGTCGTTCTGGTAGTCGGGGTCGTGCATACGCTTGAGGTGTCCGGTGAGGTAGATGACCGGACAGCCCAGCAGCGCAACCTGCAGAACCACCAGCACCGTGACCAGGGTGATGTAGATCTCGCCAGGGAACCAGCCCGCACCCAGGACCACGAACACGATCACGATGGGCATGTGGATCAGGTCGATGACGTGACCGAGCCACCACCAGAACTTGGTGTCTATGCGCCTGCGGGCCGCTGCGGTCATGCGGCAAGCCTAGGCCGAGGGCTGGGTCACCCAGTGTGGACACCCGAGCGCAAGACCGCGCCGGGGCGAGCGTCGGTGAACTCGCCATGTGACACGATCTCGACACCGTTGCACATGACCAGGTCGATGCCGTTGGCCTCGGCATAGAGGCGGGCCGCTCCGGCCGGCAGGTCGGCTCTCATCTCCATCGGGTTGGACGAGATGGTGTGCTCGTCGAACACGACCAGGTCGGCGTATGCGCCCTCGACCAGGCGGCCGCGGTCTTTCAGTCCATACAGGTCGGCGGGCACAGCGGTCAGCAGATTGATGGCTTCCTCGAGAGGCATCAGCTGACGCTTGACCACCGCCTCGCCCAGCATCTTGGTGGCATAGTCGGCGCTGAAGAACATGTCGAGATGGGCTCCGGCGTCGGACGCCCCGATGACCGCCCGCTTGTCGCGCCACACCTCGACCCTGGCCTTCCAGTTCTCGTCGGGTTCGTCCTCGGATGGGTGGCCGAACGAGGTCTCGAGCCTGTCGGCCAGGGCGATGTCGCAGATGGTGTCCCAGGGCGACTTGCCCAGTTCGGTTGCGATCTCACCGATGTTGCGCCCCAGGTACTGCTGGTTCTCGGGCGCCACCGTGTGGAAGATCGTCATCTGCTCCCAGTGCGTGAAGCGGCGCATGAGGTGCTTGGAGTCGGCCAGGTCGGCCAGCCGCTGGCGCTCGGCCGGGTCGGCGAACAGCGCCATCTTGTCCTCGATGGGCAGCAGCATCACCTCTTCCCAGCCCGGTATTGCGTCGAGCAGGAAGCCGCTGGCGAAGCTGACCCGAAAGTCCAGCGACATCGGGGCGGTCAGGCCGACCACCCGGTGACCACGGCTGGCGGCCGCATCGCACGCCCCCAGCTTGGCAAAGGCGTCGTCGAGGTTCTTGGCCGACACCGCCAGGACATTCCAGTTCAACGGTGCATCGGCGGCCTGGGCCATGTCTGCCATCAGCTCGGCATCTTCGTCGGTGAACGGCCCGACTCTGGGGATGAACTCCAGCGTTGTTCCCGGATAGTCGGCCAGGACACCACACAGCGCCAGCAGCTCGTCGCGGGTGGCGTAGCGGCTGGGCACCATGTTGCGGTCGGCGTCGTTGTGGGTGTTCGACCACGACGACGAGAATCCGATCGCTCCGGCTTCGACGCCTGCGCGCAACAGGTCGCACATCGCAGCGATCTCGTCCGCGGTGGCCTCGCGCCTGGTGCAGTCGGCGCCCATGACGACGCGGCGCAGCGCCGAGTGGCCGACCTTGAAGCCTGCGTTGATCGACAGCTTGTTCTCGAGCATCGCGAGGTAGTCCTCGGTGCTCTTCCAGTTCCAAGGCACGCCCTCTTCCAGCGACCGCAGCGGCATGCCCTCGACCCGGCTCAGCATTCTCATCAGGTATGCGCCGTCTTCTGGGTCGTCGCTGAGCGGCATGACGCTGAACCCGCAGTTGCCGCCGATGACGCTGGTGACACCGTGAAGAGGCGAAGGCGACAGGGTGGTGTCCCAGAACACCTGGGCATCGACATGGGTGTGAACGTCTATGAAACCGGGAGCCACGATGCGCCCCGATGCGTCGATGGTGCGGGCGGCTCGAGCGTCGCCGAGATCACCTATGGCCGCGATGCGCCCGCCTGTGATTCCCACGTCGGCTCGGCGCCTGGTCGCTCCGGTGCCGTCGATGATGGTTCCCCCGGTGATGATCGCGTCGTACATTCCGT
This genomic stretch from Acidimicrobiales bacterium harbors:
- a CDS encoding amidohydrolase family protein, giving the protein MYDAIITGGTIIDGTGATRRRADVGITGGRIAAIGDLGDARAARTIDASGRIVAPGFIDVHTHVDAQVFWDTTLSPSPLHGVTSVIGGNCGFSVMPLSDDPEDGAYLMRMLSRVEGMPLRSLEEGVPWNWKSTEDYLAMLENKLSINAGFKVGHSALRRVVMGADCTRREATADEIAAMCDLLRAGVEAGAIGFSSSWSNTHNDADRNMVPSRYATRDELLALCGVLADYPGTTLEFIPRVGPFTDEDAELMADMAQAADAPLNWNVLAVSAKNLDDAFAKLGACDAAASRGHRVVGLTAPMSLDFRVSFASGFLLDAIPGWEEVMLLPIEDKMALFADPAERQRLADLADSKHLMRRFTHWEQMTIFHTVAPENQQYLGRNIGEIATELGKSPWDTICDIALADRLETSFGHPSEDEPDENWKARVEVWRDKRAVIGASDAGAHLDMFFSADYATKMLGEAVVKRQLMPLEEAINLLTAVPADLYGLKDRGRLVEGAYADLVVFDEHTISSNPMEMRADLPAGAARLYAEANGIDLVMCNGVEIVSHGEFTDARPGAVLRSGVHTG
- a CDS encoding ResA-like WAxxUGC motif-containing protein, which codes for MAPSLAPATVAVVIFQSSTVDQAEFAAVTGWVPKPEGLCKDVRCVPAADAVGADGRIDVRVAAQRLAMAVVEDEQHGLVALGPESGSALASAVAPELTLPDAHGNPFSLSALHGRKVLLVAWASWUGCRTSLPGWQALHSQFEADGLTVVTVALDLDPAQARPWIEAATPTHPSLIDSQHRIDELFGIVNVPMAVWIDESGTIVRPAEVASIEPSPLRGMEVSDELPERMRVALTEIKKFPDEAVAYRAAIGDWVVNGDESRFVMAPHEVVEASGARPVEHSAAAAHFALGCHLEETVGHDAAVEHWKAAHRLHPQNWTYKRQAWTLETTAAGEPSDLSQEAFDTYGTSWLDDVLALGGGDSYYRPPSL
- a CDS encoding cytochrome P450 gives rise to the protein MATTNFDTTTGQIDVLSNIAYIDGPPHDALAWLRANRPLHHQTIDDPIWIGESYVLTRHTDVKAVSVDLENFGNGEGHNLRNDHSDDDTRHLLNSDRPKHTDLRSVMSREFTPRVVRQLGDTYANLASDAVQAVADEQSFDFVERVAVEVPMKAIVALMGAPVEDQDRILRWSNATISNIDPDYSPTPEARMEAFGEMTEYAMMLKAARDASASDDVSGLLVQALARGELTPDEYVTYVVLLFVAGNETTRNAMSWGMKAFAEHPDQWTRFRSDPAGLIDTTVEEVIRWASPVNYMSRTVKNPVELHGTTLQPGKKVSLMYLSANRDETVFDDPFNFDITRSPNPHLAFGHGAHFCLGAHLARLQVRSLLLALAPRVQRIELTGEPEHVWSSFINGIKRLPLRLVTA
- a CDS encoding NAD(P)-dependent alcohol dehydrogenase — encoded protein: MPRAQATDEATMIPENRTPNQIPETTKAATFRRYGLPHVVEVVDRDLPDLGPGDVLVRVAAAALNPLDVHLMTGTPWLVRPQAGLRAPKDGRIGVDFAGEVLATGDTDGKLRPGDEVMGVAQGTCAQYAIADVGRITPKPADVDWHQAASVGVAGVTALQGLRDKAKLQAGQSVLINGASGGVGTAAIQIAKDLGAHVTAVCSGRNIEMVTRLGADVAIDYTTTDFVDTSRTYDVFFDNQGNKPIGACKRLVASGGTYLLVGGPKRNRVWGPVGRMIATLGRFTISGKKAKMFVASENGADIALLAEMMASGRLHMPIDSVYPLTEIEDALDHLSEGHAAGKVIVEP
- a CDS encoding nitroreductase/quinone reductase family protein translates to MNDWNRQVIDEFRANQGKVAQFGDAPLVILHTIGAKSGQLREIPLVALDEDGVLTVFASKAGAPDNPDWYYNLKSTPEITVEYGTDRFSARLDELDPAEASARIGRQAQIMPQFGEYVTKAAPRIIPAFEIVRLG
- a CDS encoding AMP-binding protein; amino-acid sequence: MGTPLQTSHFVPDGSGPALRPDMTIGQRLRDVAAEVPDREALVEGISGGGRRWTYAQLLADAERCANVLLDHFQPGERVGIWAHNLPEWVIVEYGAALAGLTLVTLNPSLQPSEAAYVLGQSRSSGVLVVPDVRGNPVAAHAQALQPDLPELRTILRLDQLAEMMDAVTIRDELPEVSSEQPVQVQYTSGTTGFPKGVVLRHRNVVDNAMLWADRVEVPDGASWLSPMPLFHTGGCVMGVLGALDRRAKLVLMPMFEPGLFLELIETEQIEMAGAVPTMLIAAMEHPQFATRDLSSWKAVVSGGAQVPEALVRKIESTLGVDFTIVYGQTECSPVLTNTKPSDTPEDKGLTVGPPIPHTELKIVDPDTLETVPLGQQGELWARGYFTMLEYFDKPAETAETLLADGWVRTGDLATMDERGYCRIVGRLKDMIIRGGENLFPAEIEEVLVKHPGVAEAAVVGLPDDKWGEIVAAFIRPADAATPPSVAELRDHMRASLSPQKTPSRWYSMSQFPLTGSGKIQKFALRTAWQEGAYEDSEL
- a CDS encoding nitroreductase/quinone reductase family protein, with the protein product MTITDVVKDTQLKTMNMVHRTLLCVSGGRIGARLGDMQVFKVTTTGRTSGKPRSVMLTSPLQVGDGYVFVASKGGDDRDPDWYRNMVANPEITIEPANGGAPLAMVARTATPDEKADLWPQIVAAYKGYAGYQTKTDRDIPVVIAEA